In Anaerolineae bacterium, the sequence CGCGTACAGCTCTCTGCTATCCTGGAATATGCCGACATGATCCAGCAGTTGGACACCGAGGCCATCCCACCCACGGCGACGGTGCTACCCCTGCGCAATGTCATGCGGGATGATGAAGTGACCCCATCCCTGCCGGTCGAGGAAGTGCTGGCCAACGCCCCCGATGTGGAGGACAACTGCTTCCGCGTCAAGGCCATCCTGGGATGATGGGATGGCACAGCCGGCATCCCTGAGCAGACGCACCATACCACGTTGCGGAACCGCGGGAGGAAGCAATATTGGCGCTGTATGAGCTGACCATCCGTGAAGCCCGCGCCCTTCTGCGCAAGGGCGAGATTTCC encodes:
- the gatC gene encoding Asp-tRNA(Asn)/Glu-tRNA(Gln) amidotransferase subunit GatC; this translates as MKLTLEQVEHIAELAKLGLTDEEKEGYRVQLSAILEYADMIQQLDTEAIPPTATVLPLRNVMRDDEVTPSLPVEEVLANAPDVEDNCFRVKAILG